The following coding sequences are from one Aethina tumida isolate Nest 87 chromosome 2, icAetTumi1.1, whole genome shotgun sequence window:
- the LOC109599254 gene encoding uncharacterized protein LOC109599254 has translation MSDCSVCRDFIANASDGIKCDKCGKGIHVTCAKLSRNEIVCLRQTERKVQFHCDGCRTGDLEEARLLGLINTLEDEIRHIKRKHTCGPKKIRTEKCCRHRHQTCSSVELAAGDKCEDKSSKKK, from the exons atGTCTGATTGCAGTGTGTGCCGGGACTTTATCGCCAACGCGAGTGATGGAATTAAATGCGATAAATGCGGAAAAGGCATCCACGTTACGTGCGCCAAACTGTCCAGGAACGAGATTGTTTGTTTGAGGCAAACCGAGAGGAAGGTCCAATTCCATTGCGACGGATGCAGGACTGGTGATTTGGAAGAGGCCAGACTGTTGGGTCTTATCAACACTTTGGAAGATGAAATCAGACACATAAAACGAAAG CACACATGCGGTCCTAAGAAAATTAGAACTGAGAAATGTTGCAGGCACCGCCATCAAACTTGTTCCAGCGTAGAACTTGCGGCAGGCGATAAATGTGAAGACAAATCtagtaagaaaaaataa